From Synergistes jonesii:
CGTATTGCTACACGCCGCGCGATATTTTCCGCCCCGGCGACGAGGTGCCCGTCATGGCCGTGGTGCGCGGCGCCGACGGCAGGGCCCCGCGCCCCTTCCCGCTGACGGTGAAGCTTTATTCTCCGGAGGGCAGGGTATGGGCTTCGAAGGGTGCGATGCTGACGAAGGAGGGGACTCTCTTAGCGGAGTTCAAGCTACCGCCGGAGGCTCCGACCGGAGGATGGAGCGCCGAGATTTACGCGCCGGGGGCGAATGAGCCGATAGGGCGCAGGGATTTTTACACGGAGGAGTTCGCCGCGCCGCGCCTCTTTGTCGAGGCGAAGGGCGGCAAAGCGCGCCTGACAGCAGACGAGAGCTGCGAGATAGAGCTTTCCGGCCGTTACACCTTCGGCAACCCGGCCGCCGCGATGCGCTACGAGGCCGAGCTGAGCACGAAGCGGCGCGAGCTCTCCTATAAAGGGTGGAAGGGCTTCTCCTTCGCCGACGAAGAAGCGGAGTTCGTGCCGGAAAACGATTTTATAGCCTCCGGCGCGCTCAACGCCGGCGGGCTAGCGAAGTTCGCACTCGGCGGCGAGGGGCGCGCTTCGCGCTCCGCGCTCGACCTCGCACTGCGCTGCGGCGTGATGGAGGACGGCGGCCGCTGGACTTACAAGACTCTCACGATAGCCTGGTATCCTTCGGAATTTTTGGCCGGGGTCGAGGTCCGGCGCGACGTTTCGCCGCATAGGGAGCTCTCCTTCCGCGCCGCCGCCGTGACCCCGGACGGGAAGGGCGCTCCCGCCGCTGAGCTGAAATATTCGCTCTTTCGCCGCGTCAGCCGGGCCGTGACCTTCGAAAGCGGCGGGCGAGGCGCACGCGATACGCTCAAAGAGCTCATCCCGCGCGGGAGCGGCAGCCTCAAGCTCTCCGGCGGCGTCGGCAGCGCGTCGGTGAATATAAAGGAAGCGGGGGAATATGTGCTGCGAGTCGAGACGCCCGACGGCAAGTCGCGCGCGTCGGCGCTGATCTACGCCTACGGGGCGGGAGGCGCGGAGGCGCAGCTTCCCGACGTCGCGCTGATCACTATGGATAAGAAAATCTACAAGGTCGGAGAGACGGCGAAGATCAAGGTCAAGTCGCCCTTCGCAGGCTCGCTGCTGATAAGCGCCGAAACGACCGACGTGATTTGGAGCGCGGCGAAGCGGATGGAGGGGCGCGAGGCCGAATTTTCCCTGCCTGTGACGGAGAAGATGAGGCCGAACGCCTGGATCACCGCACAGGTCGTGCGCCCGGCGCAGAGGGACGGGGCGCCCGCCCGCGCCGCCGGCGCAGCCCCGCTGATGGTCGACAACGCGAAAAGCCGCCTCGGCGTTGAGATAGAAAAGAGGGAGAGGCTGAAACAGGGGAAAAACAAAATCTCCGTTCACGTCAAAGATTCCGAGGGACGCGGCCGCGCCGCCGACGTGACGCTGATGATAGTCGACGAGACCGTCCTCGGGCTCACCGGCTATGCGTCGCCGGCGCCGTGGAAGCACTTCAGCGCGCGGCGCGCGCTGGGCACGGAAACTTACGATATATACGGCTCTCTGATAACGCCGGAGCGCGCGGCCGAAGCGCTCCGCGCGGCCGGAGGCGGTGCGGCCGACGAGAACGCGCTGCTGAAGTCGAGCCTCTCCCCCGTGCAGGCGCGGCGCTTCAGGCTGCTCTCGATCGTCAAAAGGGCGCGCAGCGGCGCCGGCGGCAGATGCGACGTCGAAGTCGAGATGCCGGAGTTCTCCGGCGCTGTGCGGATAATGGCCGTGGCCGCCGCGGCGGACGCCGAGGGAAGCGCGGAAAGCGCCGCCCAGGCCGGCGGCGAGATCGTGACGGAGTTCTCTCTGCCGCGCTTTGCGGCCGACGGCGACGAATTCCTGTCCGCGGCGCGGATATTCAACAACGCGCGGCGCGACGTTTCCGTGAATTTTACGATAAAATGCGAGAATTCCGGCGCACGGCTGACGACGAAGGAGAAAACGAGCCGCTCGGTGAAGATAGCGGAGGGCTCGTCGGCCGTGCTGCCCTTCGCCTTCAAAGCCGAAGGCTCCGGCGTCGTGAAGGTGGTATGCGAGACGGAGGAGGCGGGCTCTGGCGAAAAAACGCGCAGCGTCACCGAGTTCCCCGTGCGGCCGGCCGCGCCACGCGTGACCGAGAGCCGCAGCGCGGTCGTCGAGCCGGGCGCGTCGCTCTCCTTCAATGTGCCGGACGACCCGAAGAAATCCGGCTACGCGGAGGCGCGCGTCACGCTCTCCGCGGCACCGGCCATGTCGCTCTCGGCGCTTGCCGAGTTCCTAGTCACATATCCCTACGGCTGCACGGAGCAGACGGTCTCCTCCGCGTGGGCGCTGCTCCTCCAGCCCGAGCTGGTTAAGGAGATCGACCCCGCGCTCGCGGACCGCGCTGCGCTGGCTGCGCGGATAGAAAAAATAGCGAAGTCCCAGAGCTGGGACGGCGGCTTCCCGCGCTGGAGCGGCGAGGGCGCGTCGTCGCCGTGGGAAAGCCTCTATGCGGCGCACTTCCTCTTCGAGGCGCGGCGCCTGGGCGAGAAGGTCCCGCAGGAGGCGCTGCGCGCCGCCCAAGATTACGCGCGCGCGCTGCTTCCCGCAATGCCGGAGGACGACGGCGATGCGGCCTGGCGCGCGACTCTTTCGAGACGCGCCTACGCGGCCTTCGTGCTGACGCTCGCCGGCGAGCCGCCCCTCGGCTGGATGGAGAACCTGCGCGGCAAAATCGGCGAAATAGAGCCGGACGGACGCCTGCTGCTCGCCTGCGCCTACGCGGCGGCGGGAGAAAAGGCCGAAGCGAAAAAGATAGTCGGCGAGAGGGTCGCGGCTTCGAGGGAAAGGCCCGGGCGCGACGAAAATTACGCTTCCGCGCTACGCGATAAGGCGCTTTCGCTGCTCGCCTCCGCCTATATCGACCCCGCCGGCGCCGACGCCGCGGCGCGCGCCGGCGAGCTGTTGAAGGCGCTTGAGAAAAACGGGCGCTACAACACGCAGGAGGGCGGCTTCGCGATGGCCGCGCTCGGCCGCTGGCTCGCAGGGCGCCCGCGCGACGGCGTCCCCTCCGGCTCGCTGAGCCACGGCGGGAAGCGCGAGCTTGTCGATGAAAAGAAGCGCAGCGCCGCCCTTTCCGGCACAGGCTCTTACACGGCCGAAAACGGCGGCAAGTCGCGCCTCTACGCAGCTTGGAGCCTCTCGTATATTCCGGAAGGCCTTATCCCCGCCAGGGACGACGGCATAGAACTCCGCCAGAGCGTAACGGATAGGAGCGGAAAAGAGATCGGCGCTGAGGTCGCGCGCGGAGAAGCCCTTACCGCGCTCGTAACGCTGACGCCCAAGGGCGGCGCGCTGCGCTCAGTCGCGGCGGTGCTGCCTCTGCCGGCGGGCTTCGAAATAGAAAACCCGCGCCTGACGGGCGGAGAAGAAGAGAACGCCGGCGGCGTGCGCAGCGAGATACGCGACGATCGGCTGATACTCTTCGTCGACGAGCTGGATAAGCCCCTCAAATGGCGCTACTCCCTCCGCGCCGTCACGGCCGGGAGCTTCGCCGTGCCGCAGATATACGCCGAATGTATGTACGACGCCGGCGTTTCAAGCGTGAGCGGCGGCGGCAATATAAAAGTCAATGAAGGTAAGTAAAAAATTACGCAAATTATCGGCAAAAGCGGCGGCGGCATATCAGAATCATAGGCGAAAGCCGCTGCCGCTCCGCCTCCTGACGGCGGCGGCGGTCGCTTTCTTCGCGGCGCGCGCCCTGCTCTTGGCGACCTTCCCGCTGGAGGCGGTCGCCGGGCGCCCGGCCTCCCTCGTCGTGACGGACAGGAGCGGGGCCCCCT
This genomic window contains:
- a CDS encoding Ig-like domain-containing alpha-2-macroglobulin family protein, which translates into the protein MDKKYGRASLIAAALAALALAFAAPRLGAGGFRVREFSPRGEAQRSAEIKCVFSGAVVSGDVIGAPLAPGAYPLTFSPEISGFGRWTDASTFALAPSGGLAAATRFSASAAEGLRDLQGRPLSGAKEFSFSTPPLEFLGVKQIDFSEEEGSVTFELSFSLPVEPRRFGGYARVSDEKGRAVDFSTESGGDAKKLLLKLSGVSDGEATLEIAEGFASAAGPLGLVKARSAKLKCSPVLEVRDSNAFSEMDGGRIVIETTAPVDLARAAAFVELSPKADFSVEPAPGGFAIFGAFRPQERVRVEVKKGLPCAARPSAALAESWSRAFIFPDVAAQLRFSDGGRLLSPSGSLRLPIESVNVDKIRVIVNELYANNIAYAMRGGDDPNDRGLSRLAAEREYLVRGRPNAPARRALDMAPLIGGRRGVFMVRAFSEDERGFCEASCVVNVSDLGLSVTLGAKEALARVLSVSSGAPLAGVGVSLLSWENQIIGRGVSGADGTAKISLKSPAEGGHPVIAIASNGKDTAYLRFDGGLYRGNDDFDSSGEEWLRGGYSAYCYTPRDIFRPGDEVPVMAVVRGADGRAPRPFPLTVKLYSPEGRVWASKGAMLTKEGTLLAEFKLPPEAPTGGWSAEIYAPGANEPIGRRDFYTEEFAAPRLFVEAKGGKARLTADESCEIELSGRYTFGNPAAAMRYEAELSTKRRELSYKGWKGFSFADEEAEFVPENDFIASGALNAGGLAKFALGGEGRASRSALDLALRCGVMEDGGRWTYKTLTIAWYPSEFLAGVEVRRDVSPHRELSFRAAAVTPDGKGAPAAELKYSLFRRVSRAVTFESGGRGARDTLKELIPRGSGSLKLSGGVGSASVNIKEAGEYVLRVETPDGKSRASALIYAYGAGGAEAQLPDVALITMDKKIYKVGETAKIKVKSPFAGSLLISAETTDVIWSAAKRMEGREAEFSLPVTEKMRPNAWITAQVVRPAQRDGAPARAAGAAPLMVDNAKSRLGVEIEKRERLKQGKNKISVHVKDSEGRGRAADVTLMIVDETVLGLTGYASPAPWKHFSARRALGTETYDIYGSLITPERAAEALRAAGGGAADENALLKSSLSPVQARRFRLLSIVKRARSGAGGRCDVEVEMPEFSGAVRIMAVAAAADAEGSAESAAQAGGEIVTEFSLPRFAADGDEFLSAARIFNNARRDVSVNFTIKCENSGARLTTKEKTSRSVKIAEGSSAVLPFAFKAEGSGVVKVVCETEEAGSGEKTRSVTEFPVRPAAPRVTESRSAVVEPGASLSFNVPDDPKKSGYAEARVTLSAAPAMSLSALAEFLVTYPYGCTEQTVSSAWALLLQPELVKEIDPALADRAALAARIEKIAKSQSWDGGFPRWSGEGASSPWESLYAAHFLFEARRLGEKVPQEALRAAQDYARALLPAMPEDDGDAAWRATLSRRAYAAFVLTLAGEPPLGWMENLRGKIGEIEPDGRLLLACAYAAAGEKAEAKKIVGERVAASRERPGRDENYASALRDKALSLLASAYIDPAGADAAARAGELLKALEKNGRYNTQEGGFAMAALGRWLAGRPRDGVPSGSLSHGGKRELVDEKKRSAALSGTGSYTAENGGKSRLYAAWSLSYIPEGLIPARDDGIELRQSVTDRSGKEIGAEVARGEALTALVTLTPKGGALRSVAAVLPLPAGFEIENPRLTGGEEENAGGVRSEIRDDRLILFVDELDKPLKWRYSLRAVTAGSFAVPQIYAECMYDAGVSSVSGGGNIKVNEGK